The nucleotide sequence GGGCTCACCAGTTTTCCAGTGTGTTCTAAACATGCCAATCCCATCAGTTTTGAGTTCTTCAGATGTTGGACAATAAAGATAATTATCATTGCTAGCCTCTCTTTGAGAATATTGGCAAAGTCTGAGAGCATTCAATCCGGTTTCTGGCGGACCATCAGCATCACTCGTTCTGCATCCACTAACCATTTCCTCTACATTTTTTACCAATTTTGCGACCCAATTCATCTTGAAAATCCGACTTAAATTTAATGATGAATAACCACAACCACCATACTCCTTAGGGGGGCATGGAATACTTCCATTGTCATTGGATCTCCAGTGAGGAAACTTGCTTAATATGTTTCGATCAGTAGTTTTTGCATGCTCAGTTTGAGGTTCTTCACTCTGATGTAAAGTAGCTTCCCGAAGATCTCGACAACAAATAAGGCACAAATCATATGAACAACTTGGGCAGCGTCGATGATAATCAGTGATAGGTATCCTACATAAATTGCtgcaagaaaacaaaacaacataaataattagCCATATACTACAAACAAATAGGGAACATCTTCTCATGATGCTTCTGCACCCATAAAAACCATCAATTTCAATATAAGTGTCATAGATGTACCAGCACATCTGCTCGTCTGCATTCAACTTTGTCCTTGGAAGATCTATTTCAGCACCTGTGAAAGAAACCATTATTTCCACGTCGTCAAATACTAGTACACTCAAGAAAAAAGTAAAGTACAGTCAAATACCAACGGCAGTTCAAGGCTGCAAGCAAACCcaaataaactttaaaatacaTCTTACCACGCAACTTCTTTTCAAGTTCAACTTCAAAACATTGTTCTCGGTGGATCTGCTTTACCACGGGAAGCACTGAAGAGAGCAACACGTGCAAATACTGTAACTTATCCAGTACAGGTATCTCACGTATCCGAACCTTAATATCAGCAAAACCATAAATTTTATTGACCAGAAAAGGAATTGCATATGCAAAACTTTGAACGTGTGCATAATCAAATGGTATGCTAGTAACTCTCAAAGTACCTTTATTGAATTATCACTCCGTAAGCAAATTTTACAATTGCATATACCACGACATGCAGGACATATCTTCTGAATTTCATCCAATGGAATGTCGGAATACCTGTAAAAAGCACACCATAACATGCAGTCACCATCGGGAAGTAAGGAGTGGTGAAAAAATCAACCGAAAGAAGGTATCTTCACTAAAATTGCGTGCTCACCATGTTGATATGCAGCTATCACAGTATCCTCTCCTATCACACTTAAGGCACCAAGTAACATCTTTAACATTCTTCCTACACTGATGGCAAGTCTGCCCGCCAGTTTCTTGAGAAGAATCCGATGTTCCATTAGAAAATTCCTACAAAGCAATTTTCAAAAAGCAACCTTTCAGTTCATCAACCTAACAAAACACTACCTCAGTTCCTAAATATAAGACCCTCTTGAGAAAATTCTTTATCCCTTTTTATAAAACCCCCTCTAAATTTTCAAgtgcattaattatttctttacaaacatacccctaattattttacatcttttttggacaatcaacaataaatactattgttaaaacataaaccaactctctctctctcttgaagGATAAACCTTTAAGAACAATACTACTTAATAActaacaaatttaatactagtATCAACTTTGTTAATTCCAGTGATTTGGCCAATAGAGTCCTATATTTAGCGACGGAGGTAGTAGCTAGCCTAACCATACAAAACTTACAGTGTTGACATCAACATCCATGCTCCTGCCTGTCATTTTCCCAGCAGAATCGTCACCAGAAGCATGCTGTGAATCATTCGAGACCCAATTTTCTTCAAACAGAACAGCATCCTCATCAGGCGAAacatcaccaccatcaccaGGCTTGGAAACATTATTACCAGAAGAAGAACCAAGAACGCCCTCAGGAGTATACCGAAACTGATTCTTAGAAACCTTATCAAACAACTTCTTTCCAGAGGAAGTGGAAGAACGATGATTATTATTAATCGCAGTCGAAAGCGGAGCATCAAAATCATCACTCTTACTCTCCAAATTAACATCAGAATCAGGCTTAGATTTCTTGAGATTAGCTCTCATGGCGGAATTGGCTGCTCTTTTCTTCGCTTGAATGTAATGCTTCTCGCAAACGGTTTTATCTGGCATCGACATGGCTGTGCATCTCCATTGCTTCCCGTCTGATCTCTTGCAACGTAAATCGTCTGGAATTCCTACATTCTCAtcgatgttgttgttgttgttcgaTCTTGCTTGATCCATTCTCTCTGAACAAGAAGAAAGTCACAATTGAATTGAGAAATTAAGTGAATTGAACTAAACCctagatagagagagagagagagagagagagaaacccTAACGCGAAGTAGAGAGAGAATTGGGATTGGGATTGGGATTGTGGTTGTGGTGAGTTTGAAGGAAAAGGAACGAACCTGTTATTGAAAGTTGTTACGGTGTGAACATTTTGGGAATTTTTGTTATGTTGAAGAAGCGACGTCGTTTTAGTGATGGAATGCAGAAAGTAGATGGGTGTTTGGGTGTGATAAGAAAGTAGTAGCTTACTGTGTCTGTCTGTAAGTGCAGGCAGAAAAAGAGAAGGGATCACCATTCTTGCGTCTGCAGTATTATTTGGGATCATAGGCAAAAATAAcactaatattttttactttttttttgacttttttctttgacaaaaaaacagtttttttcaggaaaaaatagtttttttcaCTTTTGTCACATACTAAAATAATCAACtaactttgttattttttatatcattatttatttttttcctataatatatttaattttttttatcatatttcatTAATTTCACTCTGATAAATAATCAAGGTTGCATTGAGCTTTAAACACAACAAGTAAACGTATTGAaatttgtcaaagaaaaaaataagtaaacatTGAAAATTATCCTCTAAATGTGACAGTGGAGAAATTCGTTAGTTAAGTTAGTTCGAGTTATTATAAACCTATAAAATCTCTATAACTTTATTAAGATTTATCATTGATGAAATCACTagaaatgtaaatattttgagAGCTTTGATTTATAAGTATTCTTACTATAACAATTAATGTAGTAAAAAAATACCATAATAATAAATCTCATATCTGAAGATTGTATTTTTAGGGTTGGATTCGTGCCTAGATCTCTTACcaagttgaaaaaaaatcttcatatgATCATGTGCCTCATTTATCAATTTTGCCGTCTTAACTCcaaattttagataaaaaacTCTTTAGTAATATGGGAGTTTTCTCTTGATTGAAACTCATTAACAATTTGAGTCAGATATATAGTTTTgattcatcaaaaaaaattcttccttTTACTAATACTTATGAATATGTGTATGAtccatcaatattttttaaattgatattggtatatatatatatatatatatatatatatatatatatagagagagagagagagagagagatattttTAGGGATCAAAGTTCTCcgtttatatttttcttttttaatgaaaatagaCAGTGAGATCAAGAGAGATAAAGAATTAGGAGAGgaaatgataaaaaagataTCTTTCACTTATTTGAAGTGTAGAACTACTAGTCTAAAGGTTTATAGTTTGAATCATGAAGGAAGAAGTGGAGGAGACTATTAAtctccttaaaaaagaaaagagactATTATAACGTGGAAAATATTTGAAGAATTTATCAAAGCACCCTAAAACTCTTTTCTACCagttcataaaaataaaaaaataaaaaaataaaaaaaagtcttccATTTGAGTTGTAGTCTATACTTTCTTCCATTTCGcttttctcctttctttttctcccaaaacctACCGTTCCCTTCAAAAGTTCCAAATAGATGCTTGTTAGCATTGGCCttaaaaatttacattaattttCTCAATGTCATTTAGCTTCCAACTTATCCACTTAACACAAACTCTACTAACTTGAATTAAGATAAGCATCTCGGGGAGCACTCAAAATAAATAATCTTAATCGAATTTATAATTATAGAGGTCATCTGGCAATATGAAGGGACTTCACTATTTTGATCTACAATATTTGGAAATAACATTACAACAAAATTGTGGAGCCTCTTCCAAGTTATAAGGCTCTGTACGAAAAGAGCAACCCTATCAAATTGCCTTTgtctttttgtgtttttgtctATCACCATTGCTTTTGCCATTGCTTGCACCGTCCTTTTTAAAACCTTTGTGCGGTTTTTTTGATACCTGAAGAAAATTGTAATCCATCAGTTATATACAgaatacaaaacaaaatacaaagaaaGTACAAGACACTCTCATTGAGTAATTTTAGATACCATTTTTTACACATGCACATAAAATATAATAGCTCTATTCAAAGGTTATTTTCATCTGTACAAAGGTCCAGCTGTCCACAAAGTTTTATAGAGGATCATACCCCGGCAGAGATGGCCATCAGAGGGTCACCGCCTTTCCTTGATTTTCTCTTGGATCCCCGTCGGTGATTATTATTTCCCATTGCATCTCTTGTAagcttaaccattgcccttgcttcttttgttgttttgtctATTAGGTAATCTGGGACATCGCGAAGGTGTGGAGGAGGAGCAGTTTTGCTCAAAACTTTGTCATGTTTCAATAGATCTgctcaaataaaatttcaaaggttgaagtttaacttcttcaaacATGAAAAaggcaaaaataaatgctaacaATACATACAGTAACAATAAAATGAACCAATAACATTACCTAAGTCTCTTGGATTAGTTTGAAAGTGAGCCGTCAGCCTAAAATGGAAAAACAAAGGTGAGCAGGAATGGATTAGAAGATCAAAAAAAGTTAAGATCAGAGTTACAAATCTCGAGCATAACGCATTCAATACCAGGGACTTACTTTGCAGAGTTCAAAATTTCATTCCTCAAATCCTGGGCTCGTGATTCTCGGACAGCAATTTTAGTTACACTCTTTGCAACATCCTGCAAAACAATGCCAATCATCAATACAGTTTACAAAGCAGCTAGAGtgccaaaatatcatctatatattttcatttgaaattaaaaaaataactgcAAAGACGTGGAAGATGCTAGTAAATCTAAATATTCGCAAGTCTAACAGAGACAGAAACGACATGGTAttcaatcataaaaataatgtttattgTTTGACTGAACACAAAGGGGAAGACTGTGTTTGGTAGCTAGAATCAGAGAAGATAGATCAATTGGTTATTTTAATACCCTATTATAATCCAATGTTTGTTAAGTCAATGTGACACGATAGGATAACCTTACCGAGTAGGCTTGCCCTAATACTAACATATACCCTAAGGAGCTGGATTTAAGATGAATGGGATAGTATATTATTTTCCCTTTCCACCGTTGTATGTGACTCCCTCTCCCTTCTCCTCCATGACAACACACGCTGCCGGATACCTTCCACCACCTCCATCCAGCACCCTCCGCCAATTCTAACACCTTGAGCTGAAGCTGCCACAAGGTACTCCCGATCGCCACCTGGCATTATCCACCACGACCTATGCTATTCCAAAGCTTGTTTTTGCTTCCCAGCTTCGTCCACTGGTGCAAAACACCGCTCGCTATTCGTCGCCCAACACCATCGCCAAAATCACTTGTCATCACCACTTGACaccctccattttttttatcatacagTATCATCATTGTCTAGTACccacctcaaaaacaaaataggaCAACGGTGACAGAATACTGTGTGTGCATCAGATAGGAATAGGGTATCCTTGTCTAGTCCACCTCAAACACAAAATAGGGAACAATGACATAATACTGTGTGTGCGTTAGATAGGAATAGGAAAAGATCCATATTAAGCCCATACCCGTTCCTATTCTTATCTGTATCCTATCATGGAAACCGTATGAGGCCTAAAAGTATTGAAACATAATACAAGATGagataatttcatttttaaactaAAGATTCATAAtcagttttcttttgtttcacaaaaaaaatattcaaagctCTCATTGGTTGATGCATCGatgatatttttgttgagaGTATGGGGAAACGATAACTCACCTCAGCCCTATACCGTAGAGATTCAACTGCACTCTTGGTGAGTAAGGGAAACTCTGCAATTGAGTTTGAGCCGTTGTTTTCATTGTCCCCAACAAAAGATCTTACTTCTTCAAAGGTATCCATCTCATCTGTAGAAACCTACAAGGAAACAAGGAAAATCTAAATGTCAGGGTTATGTAGCTTGGATGTCAATAGTATATACCAAAAGAACAACACGGATTAGAGAGCAAAAAATCAAAGAGTCGCAATACTTTGCAAAATTTACTTGGTGGAAAAGAGGAGTTTTGTTTGTCTTACAAACTTACCAAGGAGATAGAAGTACCAGAACTGTATGCTCTTCCCGTGCGTCCAATTCGATGTACGTATCCTGTCACACTGCGGGGCATTTCAAAGTTTATAACCTGTTCATCAGCAAGAGAAAGCAGTAAGTAAATGATTTCAGTGAACATGGCAATCTCCATGGCAATCTCCCAATGAAACGGAGATATGAATCAGAAGATGAAATCTACCATGGTATACAACTCTTATTATAATTACACATGTagatcaataataatttcaaacaTACACACCAGACAAAAACATGTCAGAAAGAGATATAAGAGTTGGCATGCATACCGTGTATACATTTTTGAAGTCAATTCCCCTTACTACTCCGAATTCAGAATCTAATTTTAGCTTTGTATATTTTCTAGACTTTTTTGATCCAACAATATTTTCCTTAGGTGCTTCATCCTTCTCCGTTGACTGGCTGATATCTGTCGCAATTAGATAATCAAATAGGCCGGCATTGAATTCCTGATGAAAATAAGCTCATCAAAATCATGTAATAAAATGTCAAGCGTAtatctataaataaatcaatgaatgaatgaataataataataataataataataataataatagtaatagtaataataataataataataataataaatccaCGTTTAAGAACACGAGGATTTATATTGTTCAAACATCtaatgtttttcaattttaatttgcaAAATGCCATctaattttcaattaattatgCTCGGAGGTTttgatgaaaacaaaaaagtatTCTATAAAAACTTGGCAAAATAGAAAACAAGATGACATTTTGGTAATtacaagtaaaaataaaaaagaaaatagaatatgTTTCTCCAAACCAAAATCACCATAAAATAGAATATGTTTCACTAGTAGGAACATGTCATAGAACTGGGTTAAGTCGAAAAACCTTAGCAGCTATAATACCAAAAGACGGAAGTGGATAAAATTACATACCTCAAGAATATGGAGACGGGAATTCTGAGGCAATTCAGCATTTAAAACAGCCGACTTGATCCCAAACTAGAAGGATAGAGAGGGCAAAGATTAAAAAATGAGAGAGGAAGAAgtgatgaaaacaaaataaccTCAGATGCAAAACTATAAATGTTCAGACTGGTGGAAGGAGTGTGGTTGAGGAAATAATTGTAACTAATAAACAAGATTTTCCTGAGTTGAGCAAAACTCCAAATCATTTTGAGCAGACATATTTAAGGCAACAAAAAATTCAGATTACAGAAAATATGCTTATTGATTATTATCCATTAAACTGATGCAGTCTAAATATCAATGtgaattgttaaaaaaatgtgcCAATATCAGTATATGACATGTAGTATGATATAACATGTAAGATTGGATGGAttaaatttaattgatgaatacAAAAAGATGCAAATGCTGTCAATAATCATCTATACCAAAATCTCAAGCTGTTAAATATAGGTTCTTGAATGGTTTTACATCTTAGAAAGCCCTCTCACATAAGAACTATTTGAGCTTTAATCATGAACAAAGTCATAGGTCCACTCTACCATGtgataaaatttaacttttattaCAAAGAATGGGCATGACCAAGTTCAAATTCTTGACCACTTAGA is from Medicago truncatula cultivar Jemalong A17 chromosome 1, MtrunA17r5.0-ANR, whole genome shotgun sequence and encodes:
- the LOC11405620 gene encoding lysine-specific demethylase JMJ25 produces the protein MDQARSNNNNNIDENVGIPDDLRCKRSDGKQWRCTAMSMPDKTVCEKHYIQAKKRAANSAMRANLKKSKPDSDVNLESKSDDFDAPLSTAINNNHRSSTSSGKKLFDKVSKNQFRYTPEGVLGSSSGNNVSKPGDGGDVSPDEDAVLFEENWVSNDSQHASGDDSAGKMTGRSMDVDVNTEFSNGTSDSSQETGGQTCHQCRKNVKDVTWCLKCDRRGYCDSCISTWYSDIPLDEIQKICPACRGICNCKICLRSDNSIKVRIREIPVLDKLQYLHVLLSSVLPVVKQIHREQCFEVELEKKLRGAEIDLPRTKLNADEQMCCNLCRIPITDYHRRCPSCSYDLCLICCRDLREATLHQSEEPQTEHAKTTDRNILSKFPHWRSNDNGSIPCPPKEYGGCGYSSLNLSRIFKMNWVAKLVKNVEEMVSGCRTSDADGPPETGLNALRLCQYSQREASNDNYLYCPTSEELKTDGIGMFRTHWKTGEPIIVKQVFDRSSISSWDPLVIWRGILETTDENMKDDNRMVKAIDCLDGSEIDIELNQFMKGYSEGRILENGWPQILKLKDWPTPRASEEFLLYQRPEFISKLPLLQYIHSKWGLLNVAAKLPHYSLQNDVGPKIYISYGISDELGRGDSVTKLHFNMRDMVYLLVHSSEVKLKDWQRTNVEMMQKTSKESEEKESHGDPDICSRASSPDSSFYTKINGLDLESDQKDSTMDQGVEVYSSAEGNLVNSEIPLRENGDVSEITHPGVLWDVFRRQDVPKVTEYLKMHWKEFGNSDDIVTWPLYGGAIFLDRHHKRKLKEEFGVEPWSFEQNLGEAIFVPAGCPFQARNVQSTVQLALDFLSPESLGEAVRLAEEVRRLPNEHEAKLQVLEVGKISLYAASSAIKEVQKLVLDPKLGGEIGYGDPNLTAMVSENYEKMFKQRQITCA
- the LOC11405934 gene encoding DEAD-box ATP-dependent RNA helicase 16 produces the protein MAAGATKNSNETTREHTEQEIDEDRSFEELGLDARLVRALLKKRIEKPTPIQHVAIPLILEGKDVVARAKTGSGKTLAYLLPLLQKLFTANVDRKKLAPNVFVLAPSRELCQQIYVEVKSLLELCKVPLKAVQLNSNMLATDLQAALVGPPDVLISTPACIAKCLSNSVLQAASINGSLETLVLDEADLLLSYGYENDIKALTPHIPRSCQCLLMSATSSDDVDKLKKLMLHNPVILTLPEVGNRKDEVIPKNVQQFWIYCPANDKLLYILAMLKLELVQKKVLIFTNNIDTSFRLKLFLEKFGIKSAVLNAELPQNSRLHILEEFNAGLFDYLIATDISQSTEKDEAPKENIVGSKKSRKYTKLKLDSEFGVVRGIDFKNVYTVINFEMPRSVTGYVHRIGRTGRAYSSGTSISLVSTDEMDTFEEVRSFVGDNENNGSNSIAEFPLLTKSAVESLRYRAEDVAKSVTKIAVRESRAQDLRNEILNSAKLTAHFQTNPRDLDLLKHDKVLSKTAPPPHLRDVPDYLIDKTTKEARAMVKLTRDAMGNNNHRRGSKRKSRKGGDPLMAISAGVSKKPHKGFKKDGASNGKSNGDRQKHKKTKAI